In candidate division WOR-3 bacterium, a single window of DNA contains:
- the priA gene encoding primosomal protein N' codes for MKVDVAIPKTRVDFLTYNTSDDLNPGDLVLVPVRKKTKFGIVINKNSQRDVSGMRDIEEILHREFIPQNLLTLYRWLADYYLTPLGEVLKVALPSKILKKYEFVEISRGEPAKVRAPTPNYYQNFAIRQITEALDANIYATFLLHGITGSGKTEVYIRCIEKAIKKGGRALVLAPEISMTPLLFERFEERFHNEVVTIHSTLSDKDRRQIWHAVKDGRYRVVIGPRSTVFIPMPGLKIIIVDEEHDQSYKEHTRMPHYNARDVAVARCQFENIVAVLGSATPQVESYYNTEIGKYRLLDLKERIDSRPLPEIEIVDIRQEAKPYISPELQSRIEQTVRTGEQVIIFLNRRGFAASLMCPHCGFTARCPFCNLPLVYHKPEKDDSASLSCHICEYKSPLRSTCPKCRRGTLLYRGAGTQRIEELLRKTIKDLEIAGPEDRSLIVRLDRDSVRPKGKMHSILKAFENGTAKILLGTQLVTKGFDFHDVTLVGIVNADIILHLPDFRSGEKTFQVLTQVAGRSGRGKKPGKVLIQTYHPEQYATIFGQLQDYGKFYKNELSSRKELGFPPFSRLILIRLKGTDEKGIWKEANRIHSLLQKTGGFEIFGPNRSFYYKIRKQFRVFIVLKLGKNYPHRKLRFLQEYRTGKCQIEIDVDPIDVF; via the coding sequence GTGAAGGTCGACGTTGCTATTCCCAAAACAAGAGTGGATTTCCTCACTTACAATACGTCCGATGACCTAAATCCCGGTGATCTTGTACTCGTCCCGGTCAGGAAGAAAACGAAATTCGGCATTGTCATCAATAAAAACTCGCAAAGGGATGTTTCGGGCATGAGGGATATCGAAGAAATTCTCCACAGAGAATTCATTCCACAAAATCTGCTGACCTTGTACCGGTGGTTGGCAGACTATTATCTAACACCTCTTGGAGAAGTTCTGAAGGTCGCTTTACCATCCAAGATCTTGAAAAAATACGAGTTCGTTGAGATAAGTAGAGGTGAACCTGCAAAAGTCCGGGCACCAACGCCTAATTATTATCAGAATTTCGCGATCAGGCAAATCACCGAAGCGCTGGATGCAAATATTTACGCAACTTTCTTGTTGCACGGAATAACTGGAAGCGGCAAGACCGAAGTCTATATAAGGTGTATTGAAAAAGCGATCAAAAAGGGAGGCCGGGCACTCGTTCTCGCACCTGAAATATCGATGACGCCCCTGCTATTTGAAAGATTCGAGGAACGATTCCATAACGAAGTAGTCACTATTCACTCAACGTTGTCGGATAAGGACCGCCGGCAGATATGGCATGCCGTCAAGGATGGGAGGTACCGCGTTGTCATCGGGCCTCGCTCAACCGTTTTCATTCCAATGCCGGGCCTAAAGATCATCATCGTCGACGAGGAGCATGATCAATCCTACAAAGAACATACACGTATGCCTCATTACAATGCACGTGATGTAGCTGTCGCGCGCTGTCAATTTGAGAATATTGTTGCCGTACTGGGAAGCGCCACTCCCCAGGTCGAATCTTACTACAACACGGAGATCGGCAAGTACCGGTTGCTCGACCTCAAAGAACGTATCGATTCCCGGCCACTTCCAGAGATCGAGATAGTGGATATCAGACAAGAAGCGAAACCATATATATCACCAGAGCTGCAATCCAGGATCGAGCAGACGGTCAGAACCGGTGAGCAGGTGATTATCTTTCTTAATCGGCGGGGCTTCGCGGCCAGCCTCATGTGCCCGCACTGTGGATTCACCGCCAGGTGTCCTTTCTGTAACCTCCCACTCGTCTACCATAAACCCGAGAAGGATGACTCGGCATCACTCTCATGTCACATCTGCGAATACAAGTCCCCCTTGCGAAGCACTTGCCCCAAATGCCGTCGGGGCACGCTTCTATATCGCGGTGCTGGAACCCAGCGTATCGAAGAACTACTAAGAAAGACAATAAAAGATTTGGAAATCGCCGGCCCCGAAGACCGTTCACTGATCGTGCGCCTCGACCGGGATTCGGTTCGGCCAAAGGGCAAAATGCACAGCATTCTGAAAGCCTTTGAAAACGGAACTGCAAAAATACTCCTGGGAACCCAGTTAGTTACGAAAGGGTTCGATTTCCACGATGTCACGCTCGTTGGCATCGTCAACGCAGATATCATCCTTCACCTACCAGATTTCCGGAGCGGAGAAAAAACTTTTCAGGTGCTCACCCAGGTTGCCGGACGCTCTGGCCGGGGCAAGAAACCAGGAAAGGTCCTTATCCAGACCTACCACCCTGAACAGTATGCAACAATCTTCGGCCAGTTGCAGGATTACGGGAAGTTCTATAAGAACGAGTTATCGAGCCGCAAAGAATTAGGCTTCCCCCCATTCTCAAGACTTATTCTCATAAGGCTCAAAGGAACGGACGAAAAGGGTATCTGGAAAGAAGCGAACAGAATACACTCATTACTGCAGAAGACCGGCGGCTTCGAAATATTCGGACCGAATCGTTCCTTCTATTATAAAATTAGAAAGCAATTCCGGGTATTCATTGTTCTTAAACTAGGCAAAAATTATCCTCACCGCAAACTAAGATTTCTACAGGAATACAGGACAGGTAAATGCCAGATCGAGATCGATGTTGATCCGATCGACGTTTTCTAG
- a CDS encoding glycosyltransferase: protein MKKDLSIIIVNYNVKAFLEQCLIAIGRARGDLNIEIFIVDNASVDGSQAMVRKKFPDVNLIENNTNVGFSTANNQAIRVAQGEYILILNPDTLIQEDALAVLKKYLDERQDVGAVGCKLLNPDGSFQIASRRSFPTPWVAFCRIIGLSRVFPKSRLFGQYNVTYLDPDAEAEVDVLSGSLMMLRKSVLDRVGYFDEDYFMYGEDIDLSYRIKKAGWKIMYTPLTKAIHYKGESSKKSDFSIIAKFYSTMLIFVGKHFEGRYSFLLRILLTAGIYARATMAFLLQTVKNLAPPLLDLFIVLASLILSMRIRFPHYPLARFNVVLPIYTVVWMTSIYLFGAYQRRGNYHLKPVVWGTMFGLLTNSTFTYFFKQFAYSRIIVLISFSLILILASLWRVAYRIAGPGARRAPLSRLRRAIIVGAGHEGKRILKQIRARPDMHYEICGFVDFDPKTVGRAIDGLEVLATIENVKDLIRVEKINDVIFSSDRLTNAQILQTIVRARGTGVNFRIVPHEVEYIVAKSTVDEIDSVPMLDITAFAGPLDLMVKRLFDIIASAIIIILSAPFFLLNFIAGARFRTKKIIDANGKGVSVCYFDGGFGFMKRVPLYFSILVGRLSIVGSEIIECTADNFHPIYKPGLTGLVQLKSREKKHELTDKEKDYYNLYYIKNQSIVTDLQIIIKSIF, encoded by the coding sequence ATGAAGAAGGACCTTTCCATTATCATTGTCAATTATAATGTCAAAGCGTTTCTCGAGCAGTGTCTTATTGCCATTGGTCGCGCACGCGGGGATTTGAATATCGAGATATTTATTGTTGATAATGCATCGGTGGATGGCAGCCAGGCCATGGTCAGGAAAAAATTCCCGGATGTCAATCTCATTGAGAACAACACCAATGTTGGATTTTCCACGGCGAACAATCAAGCGATCAGGGTCGCGCAGGGCGAATATATCCTCATTCTCAATCCTGATACATTGATCCAGGAAGATGCGTTGGCCGTACTCAAAAAGTACCTCGACGAGCGTCAGGATGTCGGAGCTGTTGGGTGCAAATTGCTCAATCCGGATGGCTCTTTTCAAATAGCAAGCCGCAGGAGTTTTCCAACCCCCTGGGTGGCCTTTTGCAGGATAATCGGATTGAGCCGCGTTTTCCCGAAGAGTCGTTTATTCGGGCAATATAACGTAACCTATCTTGATCCGGACGCGGAGGCCGAGGTGGATGTTCTTTCCGGCTCTCTGATGATGCTCAGAAAGAGCGTGCTTGATCGGGTCGGCTATTTTGATGAAGACTATTTCATGTACGGCGAGGACATCGATCTTTCCTACCGGATAAAGAAGGCCGGCTGGAAAATCATGTATACTCCTCTGACCAAGGCGATACACTACAAAGGGGAGAGCAGCAAGAAGAGCGATTTTTCGATCATCGCCAAGTTCTATTCGACAATGCTGATATTCGTGGGAAAACATTTTGAGGGACGTTATTCATTCCTGCTGAGGATATTGCTCACCGCCGGTATTTACGCGAGGGCAACGATGGCTTTTTTGTTGCAGACGGTAAAGAACCTTGCGCCACCGCTCCTGGATCTCTTTATCGTTTTGGCGAGTCTGATCCTGTCAATGCGGATAAGGTTTCCTCATTATCCGCTGGCGAGGTTCAATGTTGTGCTGCCGATATACACGGTGGTTTGGATGACAAGCATTTATTTGTTCGGCGCGTATCAGCGCAGGGGCAATTATCATTTGAAGCCTGTAGTCTGGGGTACGATGTTCGGTTTACTGACTAATTCGACGTTCACGTACTTCTTCAAGCAATTCGCGTATTCGCGTATCATCGTTTTGATATCATTTTCATTGATACTAATACTCGCTTCGCTATGGCGCGTAGCTTACAGAATTGCAGGGCCCGGAGCCAGGCGCGCACCGCTATCAAGGTTGCGACGTGCGATAATAGTCGGGGCAGGCCATGAGGGAAAGAGGATTCTCAAACAGATACGTGCGCGACCCGATATGCATTATGAGATATGTGGTTTCGTCGATTTCGACCCAAAGACCGTTGGCAGGGCAATAGACGGCCTCGAAGTGCTGGCGACCATCGAAAATGTAAAAGATTTGATCCGGGTGGAAAAGATAAATGATGTTATTTTCTCTTCGGATCGTCTAACCAACGCCCAGATTCTACAGACCATTGTCCGGGCAAGGGGCACGGGCGTGAATTTCCGTATTGTACCACACGAGGTGGAATACATTGTGGCAAAATCCACGGTTGATGAGATAGATTCGGTCCCGATGCTTGATATTACTGCATTTGCAGGTCCACTTGATCTGATGGTAAAAAGGTTGTTCGATATTATTGCTTCGGCCATTATTATCATTCTTAGTGCACCATTTTTTCTTTTGAATTTCATTGCTGGTGCACGGTTTCGAACGAAGAAGATAATAGATGCCAACGGAAAAGGGGTGAGCGTATGCTATTTCGACGGCGGTTTTGGTTTCATGAAACGCGTTCCGCTGTATTTCTCAATACTCGTTGGACGTCTGAGCATTGTTGGTTCGGAGATAATAGAGTGTACTGCAGACAATTTCCATCCCATTTACAAACCCGGCTTGACTGGGTTGGTCCAGCTAAAATCAAGAGAGAAAAAACACGAATTGACAGATAAAGAAAAGGATTACTATAATCTATACTACATAAAAAACCAGTCCATCGTCACTGATCTCCAAATAATCATCAAGTCAATATTCTAG
- a CDS encoding SAM-dependent methyltransferase, producing MIQLLAIFLIVFVIYVLWKYWALSVGAGFDPAPMDKVYKMLRIAKVGNDDIVFDLGCGDGRVLIAAAKRFGARGVGIEIDPFRFIFAWFMTIISGQSRRVSIIFGNFFKRDIGDATAVMLFLYGPTNNRLKEKFKRELKPGTRIVSYVWEFDGWQMVDCLPEDRIYMYEI from the coding sequence ATGATACAACTCCTGGCAATATTTCTCATTGTTTTCGTTATCTACGTGTTGTGGAAATACTGGGCACTATCCGTCGGCGCAGGTTTTGACCCTGCACCCATGGATAAGGTGTATAAGATGCTGAGAATCGCCAAGGTTGGTAACGATGACATTGTGTTCGATCTTGGTTGTGGTGATGGACGTGTCTTGATTGCGGCCGCAAAACGTTTCGGCGCGCGCGGAGTCGGGATCGAGATCGACCCTTTCAGATTTATATTTGCATGGTTTATGACGATTATTTCGGGGCAGTCCAGAAGGGTTAGTATCATATTCGGCAATTTTTTCAAAAGAGATATTGGCGACGCGACGGCTGTAATGCTTTTCTTATACGGACCAACTAACAACCGACTCAAGGAAAAATTCAAACGCGAGCTAAAACCTGGTACGCGCATTGTTTCTTATGTCTGGGAATTTGACGGTTGGCAAATGGTTGACTGCCTACCCGAGGATAGAATATATATGTACGAAATATGA